From a single Anabas testudineus chromosome 5, fAnaTes1.2, whole genome shotgun sequence genomic region:
- the ecm2 gene encoding extracellular matrix protein 2 isoform X1 — translation MRWWLVVATLWLLVVLTIPDAQARYKPQNQDGGKKKKDGQGHRRARAGRSRPLKIRLVPNPIVPVEPEENQGNNFFRTPIRNLEELNFSYNVIPGKQGQCVYRGLTMFDESVWSPGPCVTCLCTRGRVVCDKIICPTKHCNFPFTPAGECCPICMESDPDLSLDLSGDSPVPRDPSDSVTPLTQEQIQQITWQEEEEHRVEEEERMRKKDETRKKRRKQRKEQAEKQRRLVEEKRQVEEEALRLQVEKEEKEWRKQIEKEEEKRRKQEEEDRMQREAAEKEARELEMKQEEKRRSQEANLREEYLDLVERENERQEAIEKQEEKQRKMVEEERRKQAGEGRTQREAAEKEAREWEMKQEEKRRSQEANLREEYLDLVERENERQEAIEKQEEKQRKQEEEMRRKQEGEDRTQREAAEKEAREWEMKQEEKRRSQEANLREEYLDLVERENERQEQIEKQEEKQRKQEEEMRRTQEEEDRTQREAAEKEAREWEMKQEEKRRSQEANLREEYLDLVERENERQEEIEEQEEKVLRGDVFKMLPKEPEEPEEPHDLLLIPIPGPPTTTVYELKEVEGEMEVEGEMEVEAEMEVDAEMEVDAAEEDMEVVIGDRGGLPIGCDISDVTVTCENAKLNHFPALSIPELKSLSLEGNNISSIPEGAFNGIPNLEWINLKKNKLNSAGIDAKAFQGLKMLTRLYLDGNLLETVPTDLPPTLQELKINENRLRGIDENSFQGLSKLVILELEGNLLSEGNLDPLAFAPLKQLSYLRLGRNYFRTIPQGLPPSLLELYLENNLIEEISETVFNHTSSLNVVSLRHNRLEETRIAPMAWINHRNLESIDLSHNNLYLVPSYLPRSLVHLVLVGNKIERIPGYVFAHMVPGLEYLYLSFNKIDGEGIEPESFFGSYNSMVELCLDHNQLIAVPSGINEMTNLHFLRLDNNMIRTIPDESICDPNNNGESTLVALRLENNYIDPQKISPTAFSCVRASSSVVLKPQKTQLQKKAKY, via the exons GTCACAGACGGGCGAGAGCAGGGCGTTCTAGACCTCTTAAGATCAGACTGGTTCCTAATCCCATTGTCCCAGTGGAGCCTGAAGAAAACCAAGGAAACAATTTTTTTAGAACGCCCATCAGGAACCTTGAAGAACTGAACTTCAGCTACAACGTTATCCCAG GTAAGCAGGGCCAGTGTGTCTACCGGGGTCTGACCATGTTTGACGAGTCCGTCTGGTCCCCAGGGCCCTGTGTGACTTGTCTGTGTACAAGAGGGCGTGTGGTTTGTGACAAGATCATCTGTCCCACAAAGCACTGCAACTTCCCCTTCACCCCTGCTGGGGAGTGCTGCCCTATCTGCATGGAGTCAG ACCCTGACCTCAGCCTTGACCTTTCTGGTGACTCCCCAGTTCCCAGAGACCCCAGTGATTCTGTGACACCGCTGACTCAAGAGCAGATCCAGCAAATCACCtggcaggaggaagaggaacatcgtgtggaggaggaagagcgcATGAGGAAGAAGGATGaaacaagaaagaagagaaggaagcagaggaaggaacaggcagagaaacaaaggaggctagtggaggagaagaggcaGGTGGAGGAAGAGGCACTGAGGCTCCAagtggaaaaagaggagaaggagtgGAGAAAGCAGAtcgagaaggaggaggagaagagaaggaagcaggaggaggaagacaggatgcagagagaggcagcagagaaagaagcaaGGGAGTTGGAAATGAagcaagaggagaagagaaggagtcAGGAGGCAAATCTAAGGGAAGAATATTTAGATCTAGTGGAAAGGGAAAATGAGAGACAGGAGGCAATAgagaagcaggaagagaaacagaggaagatggtggaggaggagagaaggaagcagGCAGGGGAAGGCAGGACgcagagagaggcagcagagaaagaagcGAGGGAGTGGGAAATGAagcaagaggagaagagaaggagtcAGGAGGCGAATCTAAGGGAAGAATATTTAGATCTAGTGGAAAGGGAAAATGAGAGACAGGAGGCAATAgagaagcaggaagagaaacaaagaaagcaggaggaggagatgagaagGAAGCAGGAGGGGGAAGACAGGACgcagagagaggcagcagagaaagaagcGAGGGAGTGGGAAATGAagcaagaggagaagagaaggagtcAGGAGGCGAATCTAAGGGAAGAATATTTAGATCTAGTGGAAAGGGAAAATGAGAGACAGGAGCAAATAgagaagcaggaagagaaacagagaaagcaggaggaggagatgagaaggacgcaggaggaggaagacaggacgcagagagaggcagcagagaaagaagcGAGGGAGTGGGAAATGAagcaagaggagaagagaaggagtcAGGAGGCGAATCTAAGGGAAGAATATTTAGATCTAGTGGAAAGGGAAAATGAGAGACAGGAGGAAAtagaggagcaggaagagaaggTTCTGAGAGGAGACGTGTTTAAGATGCTCCCAAAAGAACCTGAAGAACCTGAGGAACCACACGACCTCCTCCTCATTCCAATTCCCGGACCTCCTACTACAACAGTGTATGAGCtaaaggaggtggagggagagatggaggtggagggagaaaTGGAGGTGGAAGCAGAGATGGAGGTGGACGCAGAGATGGAGGTGGACGCAGCAGAGGAGGATATGGAGGTGGTGATAGGTGACAGAGGAGGTCTCCCTATAGGATGTGACATCTCTGATGTCACTGTGACGTGTGAAAACGCCAAACTCAACCACTTCCCTGCTCTGTCCATCCCTGAACTGAAGTCTCTCAGTCTGGAGG GCAATAACATCAGCAGTATCCCAGAAGGAGCCTTCAATGGCATCCCTAACCTAGAATGGATCAAcctcaagaaaaacaaactaaactcaGCTGGCATTGATGCCAAAGCCTTCCAG GGTCTGAAGATGCTGACACGCCTGTACTTGGATGGGAACCTTTTAGAAACAGTGCCCACTGACCTCCCCCCAACCCTGCAGGAgctgaaaataaatgagaacaGACTCAGGGGGATTGACGAAAACAGCTTCCAGG gtCTGAGCAAGCTGGTGATTCTGGAGTTAGAAGGAAATCTGCTGAGCGAGGGTAATTTAGATCCTTTGGCCTTTGCTCCCCTCAAGCAGCTCTCATACCTCAGACTGGGCAGAAACTACTTCCGCACGATACCACAGGGACTGCCCCCATCACTGTTG GAACTGTACTTGGAGAACAACCTGATTGAGGAAATCTCAGAGACAGTTTTTAATCATACCAGCAGTCTGAATGTGGTTTCTCTAAGACACAACAGACTGGAAGAGACCAGGATTGCCCCGATGGCCTGGATCAACCACAG AAATCTGGAGTCCATTGATCTTTCACATAACAACCTTTACCTGGTGCCATCCTACCTACCCAGATCTCTGGTCCACCTAGTTTTGGTGGGAAACAAAATTGAAAGGATACCTG GTTATGTCTTTGCCCACATGGTCCCTGGGTTAGAGTACCTCTACCTCTCCTTTAACAAAATAGATGGAGAGGGAATCGAACCCGAGTCGTTCTTCGGCTCGTATAACTCCATGGTGGAACTGTGTCTGGATCACAACCAGCTCATTGCGGTTCCATCTGGCATCAACGAGATGACCAATTTACACTTTCTCAGACTCGACAATAACATGATCAG gaCTATCCCTGATGAAAGCATCTGTGACCCGAACAACAATGGAGAATCCACTCTGGTGGCACTAAGGCTGGAAAACAACTACATCGACCCCCAAAAGATCTCACCAACAGCCTTCTCCTGTGTACGTGCCTCATCCAGTGTGGTCTTAAAGCCCCAGAAAACTCAACTtcaaaaaaaagctaaatactAA
- the ecm2 gene encoding extracellular matrix protein 2 isoform X2, whose product MRWWLVVATLWLLVVLTIPDAQARYKPQNQDGGKKKKDGQGHRRARAGRSRPLKIRLVPNPIVPVEPEENQGNNFFRTPIRNLEELNFSYNVIPGKQGQCVYRGLTMFDESVWSPGPCVTCLCTRGRVVCDKIICPTKHCNFPFTPAGECCPICMESVPRDPSDSVTPLTQEQIQQITWQEEEEHRVEEEERMRKKDETRKKRRKQRKEQAEKQRRLVEEKRQVEEEALRLQVEKEEKEWRKQIEKEEEKRRKQEEEDRMQREAAEKEARELEMKQEEKRRSQEANLREEYLDLVERENERQEAIEKQEEKQRKMVEEERRKQAGEGRTQREAAEKEAREWEMKQEEKRRSQEANLREEYLDLVERENERQEAIEKQEEKQRKQEEEMRRKQEGEDRTQREAAEKEAREWEMKQEEKRRSQEANLREEYLDLVERENERQEQIEKQEEKQRKQEEEMRRTQEEEDRTQREAAEKEAREWEMKQEEKRRSQEANLREEYLDLVERENERQEEIEEQEEKVLRGDVFKMLPKEPEEPEEPHDLLLIPIPGPPTTTVYELKEVEGEMEVEGEMEVEAEMEVDAEMEVDAAEEDMEVVIGDRGGLPIGCDISDVTVTCENAKLNHFPALSIPELKSLSLEGNNISSIPEGAFNGIPNLEWINLKKNKLNSAGIDAKAFQGLKMLTRLYLDGNLLETVPTDLPPTLQELKINENRLRGIDENSFQGLSKLVILELEGNLLSEGNLDPLAFAPLKQLSYLRLGRNYFRTIPQGLPPSLLELYLENNLIEEISETVFNHTSSLNVVSLRHNRLEETRIAPMAWINHRNLESIDLSHNNLYLVPSYLPRSLVHLVLVGNKIERIPGYVFAHMVPGLEYLYLSFNKIDGEGIEPESFFGSYNSMVELCLDHNQLIAVPSGINEMTNLHFLRLDNNMIRTIPDESICDPNNNGESTLVALRLENNYIDPQKISPTAFSCVRASSSVVLKPQKTQLQKKAKY is encoded by the exons GTCACAGACGGGCGAGAGCAGGGCGTTCTAGACCTCTTAAGATCAGACTGGTTCCTAATCCCATTGTCCCAGTGGAGCCTGAAGAAAACCAAGGAAACAATTTTTTTAGAACGCCCATCAGGAACCTTGAAGAACTGAACTTCAGCTACAACGTTATCCCAG GTAAGCAGGGCCAGTGTGTCTACCGGGGTCTGACCATGTTTGACGAGTCCGTCTGGTCCCCAGGGCCCTGTGTGACTTGTCTGTGTACAAGAGGGCGTGTGGTTTGTGACAAGATCATCTGTCCCACAAAGCACTGCAACTTCCCCTTCACCCCTGCTGGGGAGTGCTGCCCTATCTGCATGGAGTCAG TTCCCAGAGACCCCAGTGATTCTGTGACACCGCTGACTCAAGAGCAGATCCAGCAAATCACCtggcaggaggaagaggaacatcgtgtggaggaggaagagcgcATGAGGAAGAAGGATGaaacaagaaagaagagaaggaagcagaggaaggaacaggcagagaaacaaaggaggctagtggaggagaagaggcaGGTGGAGGAAGAGGCACTGAGGCTCCAagtggaaaaagaggagaaggagtgGAGAAAGCAGAtcgagaaggaggaggagaagagaaggaagcaggaggaggaagacaggatgcagagagaggcagcagagaaagaagcaaGGGAGTTGGAAATGAagcaagaggagaagagaaggagtcAGGAGGCAAATCTAAGGGAAGAATATTTAGATCTAGTGGAAAGGGAAAATGAGAGACAGGAGGCAATAgagaagcaggaagagaaacagaggaagatggtggaggaggagagaaggaagcagGCAGGGGAAGGCAGGACgcagagagaggcagcagagaaagaagcGAGGGAGTGGGAAATGAagcaagaggagaagagaaggagtcAGGAGGCGAATCTAAGGGAAGAATATTTAGATCTAGTGGAAAGGGAAAATGAGAGACAGGAGGCAATAgagaagcaggaagagaaacaaagaaagcaggaggaggagatgagaagGAAGCAGGAGGGGGAAGACAGGACgcagagagaggcagcagagaaagaagcGAGGGAGTGGGAAATGAagcaagaggagaagagaaggagtcAGGAGGCGAATCTAAGGGAAGAATATTTAGATCTAGTGGAAAGGGAAAATGAGAGACAGGAGCAAATAgagaagcaggaagagaaacagagaaagcaggaggaggagatgagaaggacgcaggaggaggaagacaggacgcagagagaggcagcagagaaagaagcGAGGGAGTGGGAAATGAagcaagaggagaagagaaggagtcAGGAGGCGAATCTAAGGGAAGAATATTTAGATCTAGTGGAAAGGGAAAATGAGAGACAGGAGGAAAtagaggagcaggaagagaaggTTCTGAGAGGAGACGTGTTTAAGATGCTCCCAAAAGAACCTGAAGAACCTGAGGAACCACACGACCTCCTCCTCATTCCAATTCCCGGACCTCCTACTACAACAGTGTATGAGCtaaaggaggtggagggagagatggaggtggagggagaaaTGGAGGTGGAAGCAGAGATGGAGGTGGACGCAGAGATGGAGGTGGACGCAGCAGAGGAGGATATGGAGGTGGTGATAGGTGACAGAGGAGGTCTCCCTATAGGATGTGACATCTCTGATGTCACTGTGACGTGTGAAAACGCCAAACTCAACCACTTCCCTGCTCTGTCCATCCCTGAACTGAAGTCTCTCAGTCTGGAGG GCAATAACATCAGCAGTATCCCAGAAGGAGCCTTCAATGGCATCCCTAACCTAGAATGGATCAAcctcaagaaaaacaaactaaactcaGCTGGCATTGATGCCAAAGCCTTCCAG GGTCTGAAGATGCTGACACGCCTGTACTTGGATGGGAACCTTTTAGAAACAGTGCCCACTGACCTCCCCCCAACCCTGCAGGAgctgaaaataaatgagaacaGACTCAGGGGGATTGACGAAAACAGCTTCCAGG gtCTGAGCAAGCTGGTGATTCTGGAGTTAGAAGGAAATCTGCTGAGCGAGGGTAATTTAGATCCTTTGGCCTTTGCTCCCCTCAAGCAGCTCTCATACCTCAGACTGGGCAGAAACTACTTCCGCACGATACCACAGGGACTGCCCCCATCACTGTTG GAACTGTACTTGGAGAACAACCTGATTGAGGAAATCTCAGAGACAGTTTTTAATCATACCAGCAGTCTGAATGTGGTTTCTCTAAGACACAACAGACTGGAAGAGACCAGGATTGCCCCGATGGCCTGGATCAACCACAG AAATCTGGAGTCCATTGATCTTTCACATAACAACCTTTACCTGGTGCCATCCTACCTACCCAGATCTCTGGTCCACCTAGTTTTGGTGGGAAACAAAATTGAAAGGATACCTG GTTATGTCTTTGCCCACATGGTCCCTGGGTTAGAGTACCTCTACCTCTCCTTTAACAAAATAGATGGAGAGGGAATCGAACCCGAGTCGTTCTTCGGCTCGTATAACTCCATGGTGGAACTGTGTCTGGATCACAACCAGCTCATTGCGGTTCCATCTGGCATCAACGAGATGACCAATTTACACTTTCTCAGACTCGACAATAACATGATCAG gaCTATCCCTGATGAAAGCATCTGTGACCCGAACAACAATGGAGAATCCACTCTGGTGGCACTAAGGCTGGAAAACAACTACATCGACCCCCAAAAGATCTCACCAACAGCCTTCTCCTGTGTACGTGCCTCATCCAGTGTGGTCTTAAAGCCCCAGAAAACTCAACTtcaaaaaaaagctaaatactAA
- the ecm2 gene encoding extracellular matrix protein 2 isoform X3, whose product MRWWLVVATLWLLVVLTIPDAQARYKPQNQDGGKKKKDGQGKQGQCVYRGLTMFDESVWSPGPCVTCLCTRGRVVCDKIICPTKHCNFPFTPAGECCPICMESDPDLSLDLSGDSPVPRDPSDSVTPLTQEQIQQITWQEEEEHRVEEEERMRKKDETRKKRRKQRKEQAEKQRRLVEEKRQVEEEALRLQVEKEEKEWRKQIEKEEEKRRKQEEEDRMQREAAEKEARELEMKQEEKRRSQEANLREEYLDLVERENERQEAIEKQEEKQRKMVEEERRKQAGEGRTQREAAEKEAREWEMKQEEKRRSQEANLREEYLDLVERENERQEAIEKQEEKQRKQEEEMRRKQEGEDRTQREAAEKEAREWEMKQEEKRRSQEANLREEYLDLVERENERQEQIEKQEEKQRKQEEEMRRTQEEEDRTQREAAEKEAREWEMKQEEKRRSQEANLREEYLDLVERENERQEEIEEQEEKVLRGDVFKMLPKEPEEPEEPHDLLLIPIPGPPTTTVYELKEVEGEMEVEGEMEVEAEMEVDAEMEVDAAEEDMEVVIGDRGGLPIGCDISDVTVTCENAKLNHFPALSIPELKSLSLEGNNISSIPEGAFNGIPNLEWINLKKNKLNSAGIDAKAFQGLKMLTRLYLDGNLLETVPTDLPPTLQELKINENRLRGIDENSFQGLSKLVILELEGNLLSEGNLDPLAFAPLKQLSYLRLGRNYFRTIPQGLPPSLLELYLENNLIEEISETVFNHTSSLNVVSLRHNRLEETRIAPMAWINHRNLESIDLSHNNLYLVPSYLPRSLVHLVLVGNKIERIPGYVFAHMVPGLEYLYLSFNKIDGEGIEPESFFGSYNSMVELCLDHNQLIAVPSGINEMTNLHFLRLDNNMIRTIPDESICDPNNNGESTLVALRLENNYIDPQKISPTAFSCVRASSSVVLKPQKTQLQKKAKY is encoded by the exons GTAAGCAGGGCCAGTGTGTCTACCGGGGTCTGACCATGTTTGACGAGTCCGTCTGGTCCCCAGGGCCCTGTGTGACTTGTCTGTGTACAAGAGGGCGTGTGGTTTGTGACAAGATCATCTGTCCCACAAAGCACTGCAACTTCCCCTTCACCCCTGCTGGGGAGTGCTGCCCTATCTGCATGGAGTCAG ACCCTGACCTCAGCCTTGACCTTTCTGGTGACTCCCCAGTTCCCAGAGACCCCAGTGATTCTGTGACACCGCTGACTCAAGAGCAGATCCAGCAAATCACCtggcaggaggaagaggaacatcgtgtggaggaggaagagcgcATGAGGAAGAAGGATGaaacaagaaagaagagaaggaagcagaggaaggaacaggcagagaaacaaaggaggctagtggaggagaagaggcaGGTGGAGGAAGAGGCACTGAGGCTCCAagtggaaaaagaggagaaggagtgGAGAAAGCAGAtcgagaaggaggaggagaagagaaggaagcaggaggaggaagacaggatgcagagagaggcagcagagaaagaagcaaGGGAGTTGGAAATGAagcaagaggagaagagaaggagtcAGGAGGCAAATCTAAGGGAAGAATATTTAGATCTAGTGGAAAGGGAAAATGAGAGACAGGAGGCAATAgagaagcaggaagagaaacagaggaagatggtggaggaggagagaaggaagcagGCAGGGGAAGGCAGGACgcagagagaggcagcagagaaagaagcGAGGGAGTGGGAAATGAagcaagaggagaagagaaggagtcAGGAGGCGAATCTAAGGGAAGAATATTTAGATCTAGTGGAAAGGGAAAATGAGAGACAGGAGGCAATAgagaagcaggaagagaaacaaagaaagcaggaggaggagatgagaagGAAGCAGGAGGGGGAAGACAGGACgcagagagaggcagcagagaaagaagcGAGGGAGTGGGAAATGAagcaagaggagaagagaaggagtcAGGAGGCGAATCTAAGGGAAGAATATTTAGATCTAGTGGAAAGGGAAAATGAGAGACAGGAGCAAATAgagaagcaggaagagaaacagagaaagcaggaggaggagatgagaaggacgcaggaggaggaagacaggacgcagagagaggcagcagagaaagaagcGAGGGAGTGGGAAATGAagcaagaggagaagagaaggagtcAGGAGGCGAATCTAAGGGAAGAATATTTAGATCTAGTGGAAAGGGAAAATGAGAGACAGGAGGAAAtagaggagcaggaagagaaggTTCTGAGAGGAGACGTGTTTAAGATGCTCCCAAAAGAACCTGAAGAACCTGAGGAACCACACGACCTCCTCCTCATTCCAATTCCCGGACCTCCTACTACAACAGTGTATGAGCtaaaggaggtggagggagagatggaggtggagggagaaaTGGAGGTGGAAGCAGAGATGGAGGTGGACGCAGAGATGGAGGTGGACGCAGCAGAGGAGGATATGGAGGTGGTGATAGGTGACAGAGGAGGTCTCCCTATAGGATGTGACATCTCTGATGTCACTGTGACGTGTGAAAACGCCAAACTCAACCACTTCCCTGCTCTGTCCATCCCTGAACTGAAGTCTCTCAGTCTGGAGG GCAATAACATCAGCAGTATCCCAGAAGGAGCCTTCAATGGCATCCCTAACCTAGAATGGATCAAcctcaagaaaaacaaactaaactcaGCTGGCATTGATGCCAAAGCCTTCCAG GGTCTGAAGATGCTGACACGCCTGTACTTGGATGGGAACCTTTTAGAAACAGTGCCCACTGACCTCCCCCCAACCCTGCAGGAgctgaaaataaatgagaacaGACTCAGGGGGATTGACGAAAACAGCTTCCAGG gtCTGAGCAAGCTGGTGATTCTGGAGTTAGAAGGAAATCTGCTGAGCGAGGGTAATTTAGATCCTTTGGCCTTTGCTCCCCTCAAGCAGCTCTCATACCTCAGACTGGGCAGAAACTACTTCCGCACGATACCACAGGGACTGCCCCCATCACTGTTG GAACTGTACTTGGAGAACAACCTGATTGAGGAAATCTCAGAGACAGTTTTTAATCATACCAGCAGTCTGAATGTGGTTTCTCTAAGACACAACAGACTGGAAGAGACCAGGATTGCCCCGATGGCCTGGATCAACCACAG AAATCTGGAGTCCATTGATCTTTCACATAACAACCTTTACCTGGTGCCATCCTACCTACCCAGATCTCTGGTCCACCTAGTTTTGGTGGGAAACAAAATTGAAAGGATACCTG GTTATGTCTTTGCCCACATGGTCCCTGGGTTAGAGTACCTCTACCTCTCCTTTAACAAAATAGATGGAGAGGGAATCGAACCCGAGTCGTTCTTCGGCTCGTATAACTCCATGGTGGAACTGTGTCTGGATCACAACCAGCTCATTGCGGTTCCATCTGGCATCAACGAGATGACCAATTTACACTTTCTCAGACTCGACAATAACATGATCAG gaCTATCCCTGATGAAAGCATCTGTGACCCGAACAACAATGGAGAATCCACTCTGGTGGCACTAAGGCTGGAAAACAACTACATCGACCCCCAAAAGATCTCACCAACAGCCTTCTCCTGTGTACGTGCCTCATCCAGTGTGGTCTTAAAGCCCCAGAAAACTCAACTtcaaaaaaaagctaaatactAA
- the aspn gene encoding asporin → MRIFLLLCLLALGNAKPYQPINVMDFMKNYEIMMADSSDEDDDGEEDDDDEGYDEDENCPAGCHCSPGVVQCSDKGLISVPEKIPEDTVMIDLQNNDITELKEDDFKGLHKLYGLFLINNKISKIHPKAFRNMNHLRLLYLSYNLLTEIPANLPPNVIELRFHENKINRIQKDAFKGLRKLHVLELGANPLANSGIELGAFNGLSTLYIGIAEAKLTAVPKDLPSSITDLSLDYNRITKVEVEDFIRYKNLQRLGLGFNQIKFVENGSLISIPNIREIHLDNNRLKKVPPGLSSLRYLQVIFLHGNKISTVGVNDFCPITHSGKKNLYTGISLFANPVKYWNIPPPTFRCVTGRRGIQLGNFRK, encoded by the exons ATGAGGATCTTCCTCTTGCTTTGCCTTCTGGCACTAGGCAATGCCAAACCCTACCAGCCAATCAACGTCATGGACTTCATGAAAAACTATGAAATCATGATGGCCGATTCGagtgatgaggatgatgacgGAGAGGAAGATGATGACGATGAAGGATATGACGAAGACGAAAACTGTCCAGCTGGTTGCCATTGCTCACCTGGAGTGGTGCAGTGCTCCGATAAAG GTCTGATTTCAGTTCCTGAGAAGATTCCTGAAGATACTGTAATGATAGATCTCCAAAACAATGACATCACAGAGCTCAAGGAAGATGACTTTAAAGGCCTCCACAAGCTTTAT GGCCTGTTTCTAATCAACAACAAGATCTCCAAGATTCACCCCAAGGCCTTCAGAAACATGAATCATCTCAGACTGCTGTACCTCTCCTACAATCTACTGACTGAGATCCCTGCAAACCTGCCTCCCAATGTCATCGAGCTTCGCTTCCATGAAAACAAGATCAACAGAATCCAGAAAGATGCATTTAAAGGCCTGAGGAAACTACATGTGCTGG AGCTGGGCGCCAACCCTCTGGCTAACAGTGGGATTGAGCTGGGAGCTTTTAACGGCTTGTCGACCCTGTATATCGGCATAGCAGAGGCCAAACTAACTGCAGTACCAAAAG ACTTGCCATCCTCAATCACAGATCTGAGTCTGGACTACAACAGAATCACTAAAGTGGAAGTAGAAGACTTTATTCGATACAAAAACCTGCAGAG ATTAGGACTTGGGTTTAACCAGATCAAGTTTGTAGAAAATGGCAGCCTCATCAGCATTCCAAACATCCGTGAAATCCACCTGGACAACAACCGCCTGAAAAAGGTTCCACCAGGCCTAAGCTCCCTGCGCTACCTCCAG GTGATTTTCCTTCATGGCAACAAAATCAGCACCGTGGGAGTGAACGATTTCTGTCCCATCACACACAGTGGGAAGAAGAATCTGTACACAGGCATCAGTCTGTTTGCCAACCCTGTTAAATACTGGAACATCCCGCCACCCACATTTCGCTGTGTCACTGGACGCCGGGGCATTCAGCTTGGAAACTTCAGAAAGTAG